AGACCATAAGATAGAGCCATTAGGAGGATAGCGGCGTCTCTTTCATCTTGAGGGAAAACTCGTTGAAATGCCGTAGTATTCTTGCTCACACTCACTATGAGATCCTCAAAACAAAGCTTGTTCTTCCTCCGCCCTCTGGATGGAGATGGGAGTTTGCATCTTTTCTTGAACGGAACGCATCTATTATCATCACCACCACCGACTCTTGATTTCTTTTCTTTCTGCTGAGCTTTAGCACTATTCTTCATAGATGGTGCGTCCACCGGAACAACTGTTCCGTTGGCGGCAGCCGCTGCCGCCGCCATTGCCCTTCTCGCCTTTCTTTGTCGAATTCCACAAGCATTGCAAAGAGACTGCAccaaatttaaaattatatactGTCATTTCTCTGTGTCTTATCTTTAAAAAATCTTGCTTAAGCTtactacatataaatatatatatatatattataggaaATATATATACCTTAGGGCCTCTTGGTCCACTTCTCCAAAGAGGGGTTTTGGTTGTGTTACAGTCGGAACAAACCCTAATGATTGTGGCGTTGTTGTTTGAGGAAGAACTGGTGCTGTGATCAGTACTACCAGGAGGCGATCCAGGATGCTTGATATTGATCTTCATGACAGGTAGTGGTGGCGGTGGTTCAAAGTTTTGAGGAGTAGTAGTGAAGTTTGTTGGTGTATCATTACTGGCCGTTTGATCCGAATTAGTGATCATCTTtctcatcatcctcatctttGAAGACATCCACTTAACCGAATTGATATTCTCTTCGTGGCTGGTATGATTTTTCATATCGTAATTGATATGATCTTCAGCAATAGcaacagcagcagtagtagtaatgCTTAATTTCAAATCATGATGATTATGAAATGATTCATGGCTTTCTTCAGCTCTTGGGTGATGATGATGATCGTATGATGATCCACCAGAGGAAACGTTCATCTTTTTATGATCAGCCTTTAGAAGATCATGAAGAAAGAAAATTTAATAacaaaagatatatatattatatactatTTATAATAACGAAGCAtgcatattaattatttaatattgaatAGTATATACCGCTTGAAGTTGGAATCGTTGTGTCTCTGATCTATAGAAAAAGTTTCCTTGATCTTGTGCTGGATTCATGAAAGCATGATGAGGATACGAGAGAGACAAAGATGAAGAAGTGTGATCTTCTTTAAGCTCGACGAAAGATGGTGATGATAAATTATTATGGTAAGAAGGAAGATCCATTTAGGGCAAATTTAGAGAGAAGAAAAAGTATATATTATCAAAAATGAAAGAAGaacatatatatatgtaactaAATCTTGTGTATTTTTCCAACAATATTGGTGGATCAAACTAGAGCTAGAAATTTGAGATGGAAAAATAATATAGTCATGAGAGAGATGATAGTGATGATGATATGATGGCAAAAGGGCCTAAGCAGTATAGTGGTAAAACTATTTTAAAGGATCGAGATCAGAGggacagagagagaaagaggcgTGTGTAAGGCATTCACGTGAGTTCAAATGTGAGatgagatgagagagagagagagagagagaacccaaacaaacaaagttaaaaaaaagacaaaagaaaaagagATAAACCAAAGAGATGTGTGGAAAGCTAGTAGAGAGACCCCATTGCACAAAAACCCTATCTGCAATGGAACACTATAATTTCAGTACCCTCACACATAGTATAATAAGAAGCCCTAGCTAGCTAGCCAACCAAACGCGGCGCCGTACGGAGATGCTTGGATCTTGGCCACACAAATTAGGGATCATGTATATTCCACATATTTCACATAATTAACATACGAGTGATCATGATTATTAATAATGAACAAGCTAATCATGATATAGAATTTAATGTCTTTAATGTGATGATAAGGCAAATCACCAGCCGCCCTATTATACTGTTGATTTGATGCCCCGATTACTTAATTCTCATTTGAAGATTAACACTGCTATATTATCTATTATAATTATCgcattttccttctttttttcaaTTAATAAGGTACTCCAGGACCCTAACTGAACTTGGAGTTTGAATAGTGATATTGGATATATATGAACAATACAGGCCGTGACCACTACTGACCACTGTCTACATACACCAATACTGTGAGCGTGGCAGTCTCTGTGATACTTAAAATACTGAAATAACACAATTAACTatattctttgttttttttttgttgggtttGAGTatattcaataatatttatatacatatattcgcATTTTATTCGTATCTATTTTGGGAAattcaatttttttgaaaaaaatctaaatatatatatagctcaACATCTCTAAATACATATAATgtcaaatatttttttagaaaggggtcaaacatatatatatatagtaataatatattttaatgaagaaaaaaaaaccttcTGTAATATAATAATTTGGTATAAAAATAAAttcattattttaaatattaagtACAACTAAGTAACGCATGTTGCAATTTATTTAGCTGATTAGAAAATATAATCATGCTTTGCACAGTCTTTTATatatcaaaaatattttttatgctCTTTATATGTTAAATTTATATAGTTAATTATAATGagaagggtttttttttttagaggggggggggggggggttatgtctattaattaatataaaagttcATTTATACTTTTATAGCTCGAGAATGTTTGTCTCTCTGTGAAATACGCCTCTCCACACATCAATTAttcaatatttataataagaaCTGTAATAAAAAGAAATACTAAAAGCATATTGTGGAGTGGAGAGATCATGGCATGGGTAGGGTTAGAATGaaattgcatatatatatatatatatatatatatataggatcaATCTGTGTACAACTCGTTGgtttgtatatataatatatattgccAAAAGGCAATCAATATGCCATGTGCTGGCAAGGCAAGGGACAAATTTTGCACCCAAAGTCTCCCCACACCTTTGCCCGTTATATATCTATCATCATACATTAATTTTTTCtttgcttatatatatatttgaatatataatcattaCATTATAGTCCTCATGCAATATTGTATATTTATCACTTTTCACGTCTCTTTCAGACAGAAAGATTAAAGTTATTACACACAATAATATATATGAAAGTTTTATAAAGTTTATCTACAATAATATATATGTGTACGAATTTAAATCAATAGTGTTATATATCCAGGTACAAAATCATACCATGCATGTAAATATTAAAACTGTTTCAATCCCAAATCGGTAGAAAGTACAAGAGAAGTTAATTAATGCAATTAATTTCATTCCTACGAATTCTTTCTCAGGTAGTTTTAATAGTTGTAACGCTctagatagccaagatcgttacactatatgttagggttaaaaaaattggtCGAAAGGAATAACCATTTTATAAAAATGTTTACGTTCATACAAGAGATTccaaaataacgtttaaaaggctAATTACTATTCAAATGTTACAACCAGCtaacctaagcagaaaaatagagtttgaccctagttcctcggAGAAATCCtgaccgtggtggttgagcagccgcatatgtacacgtcgtcactgaagctctccaattcatggctggtccaacatCTCTTTCCCCTTACCAGcatcacaaagcacccgtgagccgaggctcggcaagaaaacttaaacatactcataagcagttaataacatatcgatagaatcataataagtatgcctagtagtaataaccctactcatgcaagcattctattcagataagtgactatagtgtCACACCGGGGCTTGTTGCCCTAAATACGTGACCATAGAGCCACCCCGAGGCCGCTGtcctaaataaatgactaataagtcataatggggcccgttgccctaggatataggactatagagtcaccccggggcccactgccctatcctctgtacaaccagccttagagttggcccagcgtacctgacgctttaattttccaacgactagggtcagtcaagcgtatatcacgcttctgattaggtctaaccatatcgacagccctcaacgcgctattgccgtccttaacttataagtcaatgtttttcaatctgataatgcaaacaagcatacatcattaacaattattcacatacagAGTATTCACGCATGCTTAATCAAGCAATCACAcgtataatcataatcatgctcattcatagGGGCCCGAGCTCTAACCATATCTACATTTAACAATCGGGTCAAgctctaatcacatatatcacatattgggtgcagttttcttaccactagTCCAAGCACGAGTTAATTAGCAACGACCCCCAAGCACGTTCCTATCCTAAGCCCAagtggtaccctagtcacaaccataataaacgatatccatcaatat
This genomic interval from Humulus lupulus chromosome 8, drHumLupu1.1, whole genome shotgun sequence contains the following:
- the LOC133797207 gene encoding GATA transcription factor 21, which gives rise to MDLPSYHNNLSSPSFVELKEDHTSSSLSLSYPHHAFMNPAQDQGNFFYRSETQRFQLQAADHKKMNVSSGGSSYDHHHHPRAEESHESFHNHHDLKLSITTTAAVAIAEDHINYDMKNHTSHEENINSVKWMSSKMRMMRKMITNSDQTASNDTPTNFTTTPQNFEPPPPLPVMKINIKHPGSPPGSTDHSTSSSSNNNATIIRVCSDCNTTKTPLWRSGPRGPKSLCNACGIRQRKARRAMAAAAAAANGTVVPVDAPSMKNSAKAQQKEKKSRVGGGDDNRCVPFKKRCKLPSPSRGRRKNKLCFEDLIVSVSKNTTAFQRVFPQDERDAAILLMALSYGLVHG